TGCTCGGCGACCGGCCGCTGATGCACTGCCTTCCGGCCCACCGCGGCGAGGAAGTGACCGACGAAGCCTTGGAGAGCGAGAATTCGATCGTCTGGGATCAGGCGGAGAACCGGATGCACGCCCAGAACGGGCTGTTGGTGTGGCTGGCCGAGCAGTAGTTACGGCGAGCGGTGCGAGGGCGACCGTTGGGAGCCCTCGGTGAGGTGAGCGGCATCGCCGCGAACCGCCGGGAGCGAGCCGCTTTTTCGCCCACGTTTTTCGACGAGGGGTGACGAGCGGAGCGAGTCACCCGAGGAGAAAAAGGTGGAGGCGGAGAACCGGATGCACGCCCAGAACGGGCTGTTGGTGTGGCTGGCCGAGCAGTAGTACCGGCCACGAACGGAGTTTGTGGCCGCTTTTTCGCCCACTGTGCCGCGAGTGCGCAGTAGGGGACTACACTATCGACCGTAGAGCAGGTACGAGAACGCCAAGAAGGCGAGGATCGACCCGACGAAGAAGCTGACGAATCCAGCGATGGCCGAGCTTCGATTCCCGACGGTCGATCCAACCAGGAGTCCGACGAACGCCGAAGCGAGGAGGAGCGCCGCTCCAGTCTGCCACTCTTCGATGAAATCCACGATGGTCTTCTCACTCATATTGCTCACCCGGCAACACATCCCGGAGCGGCCGGAAGACGCCCACCCAGGAGATGAACAGGAGCATGCCGATTAGCTGGAGGGCGGCCAGCGACACGAGTTCGATCTGACCGGTCGCACTCAGCCAGGCGAACGCACCCGTTGCTGCAAGAACGAATAGCGCGACGGGGACGGGACCCGGTGCGGGGAGATCGGATAGCCGCGGGACCATGTCCCCAGCTCCTATTGGCTCGACTATCAATCTGGTGTCCCCCAGCCGTGGACGCAGATCGAAGCCGAGACTCAAACGACCGTTTGACTCTCCGGTACCGCTGTTATCCCCCCGTGTCAAGCGACGAACGGGTGGCTCACCACCCGCACCCTGCCCGCTACCGCCCGTGTTCGCCCCGCTGCCCTCTCACCCCGTCTCTCATGGAGGAGTTCGGGGGTACAACCTCCGTTTTCCGGTCGTTCGTCACTCGTGATCGCTTGCAGTCGTCTCGACGTCGACGTCGGGGTGGAAGATGTCCTCGACCGGACACTCGAAGAAGGCGGCGAGTTTGAACACGAGTTCGACGGAGGGGTCGTATCGGTTGCCCTCGACGGCATTTATGGTCTGGCGCGTGACGCCGACGTGTTCGGCCAGTTCGCGCTGGCTCAATCCGTACTGCTCGCGGTACTCCTGCAGTGAGTTCTTCATGCTGACCGTTTCCGTCCCAGCGCGAACGCGAGCGCGCCGTAGGTCAGGTACAGTACCGCGACGAACAGCGCGATGGCGGTGCTCCAGGGCCGCCACTCGAACAGATCGAGCCCCCACGCGACCGTCAGTGCGGGGAAGACGCCCGCGGAGGCCCAGCCGAAGATGGTGAGCGTCCAGTTCGCGGCCTCGCGGGAGATATTCGCGTCCCGTTCGTCGAAGACAGGGACATCGGCGGTGGCCTGCAGGCCGATCGCGCCGGCCATCGCGACGGCGTAGACACCCACGGCGACGAATGGTCGGTTCAAGATCGTGAACGCCGCGAGACCGAGCCCCGAGACGGCTGCCAGTCCAGCGACCGCCGAGCGAATCCGTCCCGCGCGGTCGAGCAGTGCCGTCATGGCTCCACACCTCGGCTCGACTCTCGAATCCGAATCGGTACAGCGCCGAACAGGAGGCCAGCGCCGATCTGTGCGTTCGCGTCGCGGGTTCGCTGTGCTCGTTCCATGCCTGCCACCTCGTCAAACGCTCTTGTCGTAAAGAGCGTTTTACAGTAAAACGTCTTTGACGTAGTAAAATAAGTTTTACGCCCGGTTGCTACAATTGTTCGACTGGCGGTACGGTCGGCCTGTGGGTCGA
This Halorientalis sp. IM1011 DNA region includes the following protein-coding sequences:
- a CDS encoding helix-turn-helix transcriptional regulator, which produces MKNSLQEYREQYGLSQRELAEHVGVTRQTINAVEGNRYDPSVELVFKLAAFFECPVEDIFHPDVDVETTASDHE
- a CDS encoding DUF2178 domain-containing protein is translated as MTALLDRAGRIRSAVAGLAAVSGLGLAAFTILNRPFVAVGVYAVAMAGAIGLQATADVPVFDERDANISREAANWTLTIFGWASAGVFPALTVAWGLDLFEWRPWSTAIALFVAVLYLTYGALAFALGRKRSA